A genomic stretch from Harpia harpyja isolate bHarHar1 chromosome 20, bHarHar1 primary haplotype, whole genome shotgun sequence includes:
- the SLC23A1 gene encoding solute carrier family 23 member 1: MLYRIEDVPPWYLSILLGFQHYLTCFSGTIAVPFLLAESLCVGKDQLTVSYLIGTIFTCVGITTLIQTTVGIRLPLFQASALAFLVPAKSILALEKWRCPPEEQIYGNWTLPLNTSHVWQPRMREIQGAIVVSSLVEVAIGLLGLPGALLSYIGPLTVTPTVSLIGLSVFQAAGERAGSHWGIAALTIFLIVLFAQYLRHVNICLPGYRRGSGFVLLRVQIFKMFPIILAIMVVWLLCYVLTCTGVFPSRPEAYGYKARTDARGEILSVAPWFRVPYPCQWGLPTVTSAAVLGMFSATLAGIIESIGDYYSCARLAGAPAPPVHAINRGIFTEGISCIIAGLLGTGNGSTSSSPNIGVLGITKVGSRRVIQYGAGIMLVLGTIGKFTALFASLPDPILGGMFCTLFGMITAVGLSNLQFVDMNSSRNLFVLGFAMFFGLTLPNYLDSQPKAINTGVPELDQILTVLLTTEMFVGGTIAFILDNTIPGTQEERGLVQWKAGAHSDSTARASLRSYDFPFGMSVVRRSRWLKRVPICPVFTGFKARARGSNAAAAAADVQGTADGLSVCTKV, translated from the exons ATGCTCTACAGGATCGAGGACGTGCCCCCCTGGTACCTCAGCATCCTGCTCGGTTTCCAG cactaccTGACCTGCTTCAGCGGCACCATCGCCGTCCCCTTCCTGCTGGCCGAGAGCCTGTGCGTGGGCAAGGACCAGCTCACCGTCAGCTACCTCATCGGCACCATCTTCACCTGCGTCGGTATCACCACCCTCATCCAGACCACCGTGGGCATCAG gctgccCCTCTTCCAGGCGAGCGCGCTGGCCTTCCTCGTCCCCGCCAAGTCCATCCTGGCCCTGGAGAAGTGGCGATGCCCGCCTGAAG agcAGATCTACGGCAACTGGACTCTGCCGCTTAACACCTCCCACGTCTGGCAGCCCCGCATGCGAGAG ATCCAGGGGGCCATCGTGGTGTCCAGCCTGGTGGAGGTGGCCATCGGGCTGCTGGGGCTCCCCGGGGCGCTGCTCAGCTACATCGGGCCACTGACCGTCACCCCCACCGTCTCCCTCATCGGGCTCTCCGTCTTCCAGGCGGCCGGCGAGCGGGCCGGCTCCCACTGGGGCATCGCCGCACT gaccATCTTCTTGATTGTCCTGTTTGCCCAGTACCTGCGGCACGTCAACATCTGCCTGCCCGGCTACCGGCGGGGCAGCGGCTTCGTCCTGCTCCGCGTCCAGATCTTCAAGATGTTCCCG ATCATCCTGGCCATCATGGTGGTGTGGTTGCTCTGCTACGTGCTGACGTGCACCGGCGTCTTCCCCAGCCGGCCCGAGGCGTACGGCTACAAGGCCAGGACGGACGCCCGGGGGGAGATCCTGTCCGTGGCACCCTGGTTTCGGGTCCCCTACCCCT GCCAGTGGGGTCTGCCCACAGTGACCTCGGCGGCCGTGCTGGGCATGTTCAGCGCCACGCTGGCGGGCATCATCGAGTCCATCGGGGACTACTACTCCTGCGCCCGGCTGGCGGGAGCCCCCGCTCCCCCCGTGCACGCCATTAACAG AGGCATTTTCACCGAAGGCATCTCCTGCATCATCGCGGGGCTGCTGGGAACCGGCAACGgctccacctcctccagccccaaCATCGGCGTCTTGGGCATCACGAAG gtggggagcaggagggtgaTACAGTACGGGGCCGGGATCATGCTCGTGTTGGGGACCATCGGAAAGTTCACGGCACTGTTCGCCTCTCTGCCCGACCCCATCCTCGGCGGGATGTTCTGCACCTTATTCG GCATGATCACGGCCGTCGGCCTCTCCAACCTGCAGTTCGTCGACATGAACTCCTCCCGCAATCTCTTCGTGCTGGGCTTCGCCATGTTTTTTGGGCTGACGCTGCCAAACTACCTGGATTCCCAACCCAAGGCCATTAACACAG GTGTCCCCGAGCTGGACCAGATACTGACGGTGCTGCTAACGACAGAGATGTTCGTCGGGGGGACCATCGCCTTCATCCTGGACAACACCATCCCGG GGACGCAGGAGGAGCGAGGGCTGGTGCAGTGGAAGGCGGGCGCGCACTCGGACAGCACGGCGAGAGCCAGCTTGAGGAGCTACGACTTCCCCTTTGGGATGAGCGTGGTGAGGAGGAGCCGGTGGTTGAAGCGTGTGCCCATCTGCCCCGTGTTCACGGGGTTTAAGGCCCGGGCGCGGGGCAGCAAtgccgcggcggcggctgcagACGTGCAGGGTACGGCGGACGGGCTCTCCGTGTGCACGAAGGTCTGA